A portion of the Corynebacterium ammoniagenes DSM 20306 genome contains these proteins:
- a CDS encoding dihydrofolate reductase family protein, whose product MTDQSFTPLPDTSPDASDIIGPDPSSDKPHVRFVEVSTLSGSATLFGNSQAMGNDADTALFLGLRERADVIVVGSGTVSIEDYGGAQPTKERPTPAPIAVVTNSFNVDPQSKFVTEAITPPFVIANDKSMNSPEYAEKREALKQAGVEFINSGTGSANEIVQALSAKGLNKIVCEGGPGLFGLFIADHAVDQMYLTLDPKLTGNVERTLVSDKAISAIGGSSEGTIDFTLEKVAVDTDSTVFLRYAVVPTT is encoded by the coding sequence ATGACTGACCAATCTTTTACCCCGCTGCCCGACACCTCCCCTGACGCAAGTGACATCATCGGACCCGACCCATCATCCGACAAGCCTCACGTTCGCTTTGTCGAGGTCTCGACACTATCTGGCTCGGCAACGCTCTTCGGCAATAGCCAAGCCATGGGCAACGATGCCGACACCGCATTGTTCCTCGGTCTTCGCGAACGCGCCGATGTCATCGTCGTCGGCAGCGGCACTGTCTCGATAGAAGACTACGGCGGGGCTCAACCCACCAAGGAACGTCCAACGCCCGCCCCTATCGCTGTGGTGACCAACTCCTTCAACGTGGATCCACAATCAAAGTTTGTGACAGAAGCAATCACCCCTCCTTTTGTCATCGCTAACGATAAGTCGATGAATTCCCCGGAATACGCTGAAAAGCGCGAAGCGTTGAAACAGGCCGGTGTGGAATTTATTAATAGTGGCACTGGAAGCGCTAATGAGATTGTGCAAGCGTTAAGTGCCAAGGGCCTCAATAAGATCGTGTGCGAGGGCGGCCCAGGGCTCTTCGGTCTTTTCATTGCCGATCATGCCGTTGACCAGATGTATTTGACGCTTGACCCGAAGCTAACGGGCAATGTCGAAAGGACCCTGGTCTCCGACAAAGCTATCTCTGCCATTGGCGGCTCTTCAGAAGGCACCATCGACTTCACCTTAGAAAAGGTCGCGGTAGATACCGACTCGACGGTGTTTCTTCGGTACGCAGTCGTGCCGACCACGTAA
- a CDS encoding copper resistance CopC family protein: MIQSPIRLKRTLTAGAVVVGLGASSAFLAPLASAHDSAIGGSITEGDVLDEFPEEIMIEFSAIPRNGFNNFAVTDQDTGEVLFSEEPEINERELTITTPEGQDPGDGDYMLGFQITSSDGHATRGGISFSVDSGEGAGAAEDGQSEESTEASGAAGADNSDDSSTSTAAEEASEGLSTPLKWTLAGVGVLAVIAVAAVMLVKRRGYDAE, from the coding sequence ATGATTCAATCACCAATCCGCCTGAAAAGGACGCTTACCGCCGGTGCAGTCGTTGTAGGTCTTGGCGCATCGTCTGCCTTTTTGGCACCACTTGCTTCGGCACATGACTCTGCGATTGGCGGCAGCATCACCGAAGGCGATGTATTGGATGAATTCCCTGAAGAAATCATGATTGAATTCTCGGCAATCCCACGCAATGGATTTAATAACTTCGCTGTCACGGATCAGGACACTGGCGAGGTTCTCTTTTCTGAGGAACCTGAAATCAATGAACGCGAACTGACTATTACCACCCCGGAAGGCCAGGACCCGGGCGATGGTGATTACATGCTGGGTTTCCAGATCACCTCGTCTGACGGTCACGCTACCCGCGGTGGCATTTCATTTAGCGTTGATTCCGGTGAAGGTGCCGGCGCTGCAGAAGACGGCCAAAGTGAAGAATCTACCGAAGCATCCGGCGCGGCCGGTGCAGATAATTCCGATGATTCTTCTACGTCGACCGCCGCAGAAGAAGCCAGCGAAGGTCTGAGCACCCCATTGAAGTGGACTCTTGCTGGAGTAGGCGTTCTTGCCGTGATTGCCGTCGCTGCCGTGATGCTGGTCAAGCGTCGCGGCTATGACGCCGAGTAA
- a CDS encoding copper chaperone PCu(A)C has product MLKHSRILVSVVAASALALAGCSNSEQESTQGDTAAETAANTPAESDDNDAATEDAEDSEDAADDVLEFEDGVVRAMAEDADMTAIFGTLVNESSEDIEITGFSSSVDAGVNEIHETVDGQMQEMEDPLIIPAGESVTLEPGGAHFMLMEVKEPVMAGDEVTVTVELADGSTEDFDDVPVRNIGAGDENYGDLGHDDHGDHGDHDDHDGHGDQDES; this is encoded by the coding sequence ATGCTTAAGCACTCCCGTATTCTCGTTTCTGTAGTCGCTGCGTCCGCGCTGGCGTTGGCAGGCTGCTCCAATTCCGAGCAGGAGTCCACCCAAGGCGACACTGCTGCTGAAACCGCAGCGAACACGCCAGCGGAATCGGATGACAATGACGCGGCCACGGAAGACGCTGAAGACTCTGAGGACGCAGCGGATGATGTACTGGAGTTTGAAGATGGTGTGGTCCGTGCGATGGCTGAGGATGCTGATATGACCGCCATCTTTGGCACCTTGGTCAATGAATCTTCCGAAGATATTGAAATCACGGGCTTTAGCTCCAGCGTTGATGCTGGCGTCAATGAGATTCATGAGACCGTTGATGGCCAAATGCAGGAGATGGAAGATCCTCTCATCATTCCTGCCGGCGAGTCTGTCACTCTAGAGCCGGGCGGCGCACACTTTATGCTCATGGAAGTTAAAGAACCAGTGATGGCAGGCGACGAAGTCACCGTGACGGTTGAGCTAGCCGATGGCTCCACGGAAGACTTTGATGATGTCCCAGTACGCAATATTGGCGCCGGTGATGAAAACTACGGCGACCTCGGCCATGACGACCACGGCGATCATGGTGATCACGACGATCACGACGGTCACGGTGACCAGGACGAGAGTTAA